Proteins from a single region of Streptomyces griseiscabiei:
- the trpB gene encoding tryptophan synthase subunit beta, which translates to MSSEFFIPDPEGQVPSAEGYFGAFGGKFIPEALVAAVDEVAVEYDKAKHDPEFARELDDLLVHYTGRPSSLTEVPRFAEHAGGARVFLKREDLNHTGSHKINNVLGQALLTKRMGKTRVIAETGAGQHGVATATACALFGLDCTIYMGEIDTQRQALNVARMRMLGAEVVAVKSGSRTLKDAINEAFRDWVANVDRTHYLFGTVAGPHPFPAMVRDFHRVIGVEARRQILERAGRLPDAAVACVGGGSNAIGLFHAFIPDAGVRLIGCEPAGHGIETGEHAATLTAGEPGILHGSRSYVLQDEEGQITEPYSISAGLDYPGIGPEHSYLKDSGRGEYRAVTDDAAMQALRLLSRTEGIIPAIESAHALAGALEVGRELGKDGLIVVNLSGRGDKDMDTAARYFGLYDSGADAEVAADAADLAEIEGDAK; encoded by the coding sequence ATGTCCAGTGAGTTCTTCATTCCCGACCCCGAGGGTCAGGTTCCCAGCGCCGAGGGGTATTTCGGCGCGTTCGGCGGCAAGTTCATCCCGGAGGCGCTGGTCGCCGCCGTGGACGAGGTCGCCGTGGAGTACGACAAGGCGAAGCACGACCCCGAGTTCGCGCGTGAGCTCGACGATCTGCTCGTGCACTACACGGGGCGGCCCAGCTCGCTCACCGAGGTGCCGCGGTTCGCCGAACACGCCGGCGGGGCGCGGGTGTTCCTCAAGCGCGAGGACCTCAACCACACCGGATCGCACAAGATCAACAACGTGCTCGGGCAGGCCCTGCTCACCAAGCGCATGGGCAAGACCCGGGTCATCGCCGAGACCGGAGCGGGCCAGCACGGCGTCGCCACGGCCACGGCCTGCGCGCTCTTCGGCCTCGACTGCACCATCTACATGGGCGAGATCGACACCCAGCGGCAGGCCCTCAACGTCGCCCGTATGCGCATGCTGGGCGCCGAGGTCGTCGCCGTGAAGTCCGGCTCCCGGACCCTCAAGGACGCCATCAACGAGGCGTTCCGTGACTGGGTCGCCAACGTCGACCGCACCCACTACCTGTTCGGCACCGTGGCCGGGCCGCACCCCTTCCCCGCCATGGTCCGCGACTTCCACCGGGTGATCGGCGTCGAGGCACGGCGGCAGATCCTCGAACGCGCCGGGCGCCTCCCCGACGCCGCCGTCGCCTGCGTGGGCGGCGGCTCCAACGCCATCGGGCTCTTCCACGCCTTCATCCCGGACGCCGGCGTACGCCTCATCGGCTGCGAACCGGCCGGGCACGGCATCGAGACCGGTGAGCACGCGGCGACACTGACCGCCGGTGAGCCGGGCATCCTGCACGGCTCGCGCTCGTACGTCCTCCAGGACGAGGAGGGCCAGATCACCGAGCCCTACTCGATCTCGGCGGGTCTGGACTACCCGGGCATCGGCCCCGAGCACTCCTACCTCAAGGACAGCGGGCGCGGCGAGTACCGCGCGGTCACCGACGACGCGGCCATGCAGGCGCTGCGGCTGCTGTCGCGCACCGAGGGCATCATCCCGGCGATCGAGAGCGCCCACGCGCTCGCCGGGGCCCTGGAGGTCGGCCGGGAGCTGGGCAAGGACGGGCTGATCGTCGTCAACCTGTCCGGGCGCGGCGACAAGGACATGGACACGGCCGCGCGCTACTTCGGTCTGTACGACAGCGGTGCCGACGCCGAGGTGGCCGCCGACGCGGCCGATCTCGCGGAGATCGAGGGGGACGCCAAGTGA
- the trpM gene encoding tryptophan biosynthesis modulator TrpM: protein MTDPAAPGVAHPGDTGAVGCASMFSITMTPRDPYARLARGCRPRGCRAPARRVHGRRVRYVIGDEPGQVNGMRWPRSRTRRYPAGG from the coding sequence ATGACGGACCCCGCCGCACCCGGTGTCGCCCACCCGGGTGACACCGGAGCGGTAGGCTGTGCCTCGATGTTCTCGATCACCATGACTCCCAGGGACCCCTACGCCCGCCTCGCGCGCGGGTGCCGTCCCCGTGGCTGCCGGGCGCCCGCCCGCCGGGTCCACGGGCGCCGGGTCCGTTATGTCATCGGTGACGAGCCGGGTCAGGTGAACGGCATGCGATGGCCCCGGTCACGTACGCGCCGATACCCTGCGGGCGGCTGA
- the trpC gene encoding indole-3-glycerol phosphate synthase TrpC: MSVLDEIIDGVRADLAERQARVSLDELKERAAKAPAAKDGAAALRGDGVKVICEVKRSSPSKGALAAIADPAGLAADYEAGGAAIISVLTEQRRFGGSLADLEAVRARVDIPVLRKDFIVTSYQLWEARAYGADVALLIVAALDQPALESLIERAESIGLTPLVEVHDEDEVERAVDAGARVIGVNARNLKTLEVDRTTFERVAPEIPDSIVKIAESGVRGPHDLIAYANAGADAVLVGESLVTGKDPRTAVADLVAAGEHPALRHGRN; this comes from the coding sequence GTGAGTGTGCTCGACGAGATCATCGACGGAGTCCGTGCCGACCTCGCGGAGCGGCAGGCGCGCGTCAGCCTCGACGAGCTCAAGGAGCGCGCGGCGAAGGCTCCGGCGGCCAAGGACGGCGCGGCCGCGCTGCGCGGCGACGGCGTCAAGGTGATCTGCGAGGTGAAGCGGTCCAGCCCCTCCAAGGGCGCGCTCGCCGCGATCGCCGACCCGGCCGGACTCGCGGCCGACTACGAGGCGGGCGGTGCGGCGATCATCTCCGTCCTCACCGAACAGCGCCGCTTCGGCGGTTCGCTCGCCGACCTGGAGGCCGTTCGCGCGCGTGTGGACATCCCCGTCCTGCGCAAGGACTTCATCGTCACCTCCTACCAGCTGTGGGAGGCGCGGGCCTACGGCGCCGACGTGGCCCTGCTGATCGTCGCGGCCCTCGACCAGCCGGCGCTGGAGTCGCTGATCGAGCGCGCCGAGTCCATCGGGCTCACCCCGCTCGTCGAGGTCCACGACGAGGACGAGGTCGAGCGGGCCGTTGACGCCGGCGCCCGGGTGATCGGCGTCAACGCCCGGAACCTCAAGACCCTGGAGGTCGACCGCACCACGTTCGAGCGGGTCGCCCCCGAGATCCCCGACTCCATCGTCAAGATCGCCGAGTCCGGCGTCCGGGGCCCGCACGACCTCATCGCCTACGCCAACGCCGGCGCCGACGCGGTCCTCGTGGGCGAGTCCCTCGTCACCGGCAAGGACCCCAGGACGGCCGTCGCCGACCTGGTCGCCGCGGGCGAGCACCCGGCGCTGCGGCACGGCCGGAACTGA
- a CDS encoding DUF2752 domain-containing protein: MRCVNAETQPTAPVHPTPRPARAGLWLPAAVLTAVGGAFAYVAAVDPNEPGHYPVCPLWRFTGLYCPGCGGLRSAHAFAHGDLATALTDNALAVAGFLGFAVLWTVWVVHVARGRPLRLRLGPVQMWSLGALALVFTVVRNSPFGGWLHP, from the coding sequence ATGCGGTGTGTGAACGCCGAGACCCAGCCGACCGCGCCCGTACACCCGACGCCGCGCCCGGCGCGCGCCGGGCTCTGGCTGCCCGCCGCGGTGCTCACGGCCGTGGGCGGGGCCTTCGCGTATGTCGCGGCCGTGGACCCCAACGAACCCGGCCACTACCCGGTCTGCCCGCTGTGGCGTTTCACCGGTCTCTACTGTCCAGGCTGCGGCGGTCTGCGCAGCGCGCACGCCTTCGCGCACGGCGACCTCGCGACCGCGCTCACCGACAACGCGCTGGCCGTCGCGGGCTTTTTGGGCTTCGCGGTGCTGTGGACCGTCTGGGTGGTCCATGTGGCGCGCGGGCGACCGCTGCGGCTGCGGCTCGGGCCGGTGCAGATGTGGTCACTGGGCGCGTTGGCGCTGGTCTTCACGGTTGTCCGGAACTCGCCGTTCGGTGGCTGGCTCCATCCTTGA
- a CDS encoding HGxxPAAW family protein, translating into MAGSSHGHTPAAWTGVTIAFIGFCVSGAYMVMAQPLGFWAGMVIVVLGGVVGMVMRSMGLGQPKDAHAVYETATVRARTATPEPAGAKS; encoded by the coding sequence ATGGCGGGCAGCAGCCACGGTCACACCCCGGCCGCCTGGACCGGCGTCACCATCGCCTTCATCGGTTTCTGCGTCTCGGGCGCCTACATGGTGATGGCCCAGCCGCTGGGATTCTGGGCCGGCATGGTCATCGTCGTCCTCGGCGGCGTCGTCGGCATGGTCATGAGGTCCATGGGCCTGGGCCAGCCGAAGGACGCGCACGCCGTGTACGAGACGGCGACGGTCCGCGCCCGGACCGCGACCCCCGAGCCGGCCGGCGCCAAGAGCTGA
- a CDS encoding TIGR02234 family membrane protein, with amino-acid sequence MEYVTAVPHPRSEPVALRAGRRSLAVALLSGALGAAVALLASRQRWSEGTISLAGGDFPLTAQGSDVTGVPAALAVVGLAALVAVFAVRRSGRVLVAALLALSGAGTVAAALLGAYDGSALDEKAAEASGDNAATVETLSHTGWPYVAAVGGALILLAGLLALRYGRLWPAMSGRYERDGTPRPRKAKPVDPDRPEDMWKALDRGEDPTGPDTA; translated from the coding sequence GTGGAGTACGTGACCGCAGTACCGCACCCCCGTTCCGAACCCGTGGCCCTCCGCGCCGGCCGGCGCAGCCTCGCCGTGGCGCTGCTCAGCGGTGCCCTCGGCGCGGCCGTCGCGCTGCTCGCCAGCCGCCAGCGCTGGTCGGAGGGCACCATCTCGCTGGCCGGCGGCGACTTCCCGCTGACCGCCCAGGGCAGCGACGTCACCGGTGTGCCCGCGGCGCTCGCCGTGGTGGGCCTCGCCGCGCTCGTCGCCGTCTTCGCCGTACGCCGGTCCGGGCGCGTCCTGGTCGCCGCCCTGCTCGCCCTCTCCGGCGCGGGCACGGTCGCCGCCGCGCTGCTCGGCGCGTACGACGGCTCGGCGCTCGACGAGAAGGCGGCCGAGGCCTCCGGCGACAACGCCGCGACCGTCGAGACGCTCAGCCACACCGGCTGGCCGTACGTCGCGGCCGTGGGCGGCGCGCTCATCCTGCTCGCCGGGCTGCTCGCGCTGCGCTACGGACGGCTGTGGCCCGCGATGTCCGGCCGCTACGAACGCGACGGCACCCCCCGGCCGCGCAAGGCGAAACCGGTCGACCCGGACCGGCCCGAGGACATGTGGAAGGCCCTGGACCGGGGCGAGGACCCGACGGGCCCGGACACCGCCTAG
- a CDS encoding anthranilate synthase component I, producing the protein MDLETFRKLADDRRVIPVSRKLLADGDTPVALYRKLAAERPGTFLLESAENGRSWSRYSFVGVRSHATLTARDGQAHWLGTAPVGVPVDGDPLAALRATIETLHTPHQEGMPPFTGGMVGYLGYDIVRRLEKIGPGERDDLGLPELTMLLTSDLAVMDHWEGSVLLIANAINHNDLDTGVDEAWADAVARLDAMQADLARPVAQPPAVLPPSELPEYTALWGGPDFQEAVEDIKERIRAGEAFQVVPSQRFETPCTASALDVYRVLRATNPSPYMYLFRFDGFDVVGSSPEALVKVEDGQAMVHPIAGTRHRGATPQEDQALAEELLADPKERAEHLMLVDLGRNDLGRVCEPGSVEVVDFMSVERYSHVMHIVSTVTGRVAAGRTAFDVLTACFPAGTLSGAPKPRAMQIIDELEPSRRGLYGGCVGYLDFAGDSDTAIAIRTALLRDGTAYVQAGAGIVADSDPVAEDTECRNKAAAVLRAVHTANRLARQDASHVNPG; encoded by the coding sequence ATGGACCTCGAGACCTTCCGCAAGCTGGCCGACGACCGCCGGGTCATCCCCGTCAGCCGCAAGCTCCTCGCCGACGGCGACACCCCGGTCGCGCTCTACCGCAAGCTCGCCGCCGAGCGCCCCGGCACCTTCCTGCTGGAGTCCGCGGAGAACGGCCGCTCGTGGTCCCGCTACTCCTTCGTGGGCGTCCGCAGCCACGCCACCCTCACCGCCCGGGACGGACAGGCCCACTGGCTCGGCACCGCGCCCGTCGGCGTCCCCGTGGACGGCGACCCCCTCGCCGCCCTGCGCGCCACCATCGAGACCCTCCACACCCCCCACCAGGAGGGCATGCCCCCCTTCACCGGCGGCATGGTCGGGTACCTCGGCTACGACATCGTGCGCCGCCTGGAGAAGATCGGCCCCGGCGAGCGGGACGACCTCGGGCTGCCCGAGCTGACCATGCTGCTGACCAGCGATCTGGCGGTCATGGACCACTGGGAGGGCTCGGTCCTCCTCATCGCCAACGCCATCAACCACAACGACCTCGACACCGGCGTCGACGAGGCCTGGGCCGACGCCGTCGCCCGCCTCGACGCGATGCAGGCCGACCTCGCCCGGCCCGTCGCCCAGCCTCCGGCGGTCCTCCCGCCCTCGGAGCTGCCCGAGTACACCGCGCTGTGGGGTGGCCCCGACTTCCAGGAGGCCGTCGAGGACATCAAGGAGCGCATCCGGGCCGGCGAGGCCTTCCAGGTCGTCCCCTCCCAGCGCTTCGAAACCCCGTGCACGGCAAGCGCGTTGGACGTCTACCGCGTCCTGCGGGCCACCAACCCGTCGCCGTACATGTACCTGTTCCGCTTCGACGGCTTCGACGTCGTCGGCTCCTCCCCCGAGGCCCTGGTCAAGGTCGAGGACGGCCAGGCCATGGTCCACCCCATCGCCGGCACCCGGCACCGGGGCGCCACCCCGCAGGAGGACCAGGCCCTCGCCGAGGAACTGCTCGCCGACCCCAAGGAGCGCGCCGAGCACCTGATGCTCGTCGACCTGGGCCGCAACGACCTGGGCCGGGTCTGCGAGCCGGGCTCGGTGGAGGTCGTCGACTTCATGTCCGTCGAGCGGTACTCGCACGTCATGCACATCGTGTCCACCGTCACCGGCCGGGTCGCGGCGGGCCGCACCGCCTTCGACGTGCTGACCGCCTGCTTCCCCGCAGGCACCCTCTCCGGCGCCCCGAAGCCCCGCGCGATGCAGATCATCGACGAGCTGGAGCCGTCCCGCCGGGGTCTGTACGGCGGCTGCGTCGGCTATCTCGACTTCGCCGGCGACTCCGACACGGCCATCGCCATCCGCACGGCCCTCCTTCGGGACGGCACGGCCTACGTCCAGGCCGGCGCCGGCATCGTCGCCGACTCCGACCCCGTCGCCGAGGACACCGAGTGCCGCAACAAGGCGGCGGCGGTCCTCCGCGCGGTGCACACGGCCAACCGGCTCGCACGACAGGACGCTTCTCACGTGAACCCCGGGTGA
- the hisI gene encoding phosphoribosyl-AMP cyclohydrolase, with protein sequence MTSTPSPSSPPGPGAPAGPGTSSALDPEIAARLKRGADGLLPAVAQQYDTGEVLMLGWMDDEALHRTLTTGRCTYWSRSRREYWVKGDTSGHFQWVKSVALDCDADTLLVKVDQVGAACHTGARTCFDEDVLKAVEGAEGGADSGVPSRDQ encoded by the coding sequence ATGACCAGCACGCCGTCCCCCAGCAGCCCTCCCGGTCCCGGAGCCCCCGCCGGCCCCGGCACTTCCAGCGCGCTGGACCCGGAGATCGCCGCCCGCCTCAAGCGCGGCGCCGACGGGCTCCTGCCCGCCGTCGCCCAGCAGTACGACACCGGTGAGGTGCTCATGCTCGGCTGGATGGACGACGAGGCCCTGCACCGCACGCTCACCACCGGCCGCTGCACCTACTGGTCGCGCAGCCGCCGCGAGTACTGGGTGAAGGGCGACACCTCCGGCCACTTCCAGTGGGTGAAGTCCGTCGCCCTGGACTGCGACGCCGACACCCTCCTCGTCAAGGTCGACCAGGTCGGCGCCGCCTGCCACACCGGCGCCCGCACCTGCTTCGACGAGGACGTCCTCAAGGCCGTGGAAGGCGCCGAGGGCGGCGCCGATTCCGGCGTACCGTCACGGGATCAGTAA
- a CDS encoding TIGR03085 family metal-binding protein — MSTHAKRERLLFADLLETAGPEAPTLCEGWTTRDLAAHVVVRERRPDAAGGILIKQLASRLDRVMAEFAAKPYEELIQLVRTGPPRFSPFNLKQIDEASNTIEFYVHTEDIRRAGPEWTPRELDHVFQDALWSRLERTARLMGRGSPTGMVLRRPDGRTAVAHRGAPVVTVTGEPSELLLFLYGRQQVADVELEGDKEAITKLHETKQLGI; from the coding sequence ATGTCGACCCATGCCAAGCGTGAACGGCTTCTCTTCGCCGACCTGTTGGAGACCGCGGGCCCCGAGGCCCCCACCCTCTGCGAGGGCTGGACGACCCGTGACCTCGCCGCGCACGTCGTGGTGCGCGAGCGCCGCCCCGACGCCGCCGGGGGCATCCTCATCAAGCAGCTCGCGTCGCGCCTGGACCGGGTGATGGCGGAGTTCGCCGCGAAGCCGTACGAGGAGCTGATCCAGCTCGTGCGCACCGGTCCGCCGCGTTTCTCGCCCTTCAACCTCAAGCAGATCGACGAGGCGTCGAACACGATCGAGTTCTACGTCCACACCGAGGACATCCGCCGCGCCGGGCCGGAGTGGACGCCGCGCGAGCTGGACCACGTCTTCCAGGACGCCCTGTGGTCCCGTCTGGAGCGCACCGCCCGCCTCATGGGCCGCGGCTCCCCCACCGGGATGGTGCTGCGCCGCCCGGACGGCCGGACCGCGGTCGCCCACCGCGGCGCCCCGGTCGTCACCGTCACCGGCGAGCCCTCCGAGCTGCTCCTCTTCCTGTACGGCCGCCAGCAGGTCGCCGACGTGGAGCTGGAGGGCGACAAGGAGGCGATCACCAAGCTGCACGAGACGAAGCAGCTGGGGATCTGA
- the hisF gene encoding imidazole glycerol phosphate synthase subunit HisF — MTLAVRVIPCLDVDNGRVVKGVNFQNLRDAGDPVEMAKVYDAEGADELTFLDITASSGNRETTYDVVRRTAEQVFIPLTVGGGVRTAEDVDKLLRAGADKVGVNTAAITRPELIREIAERFGRQVLVLSVDARRTASGSFEVTTHGGRKGTGIDAVEWAHRAADLGAGEILLNSMDADGTKDGYDLEMITAVRKHVTVPVIASGGAGGLGDFAPAVEAGADAVLAASVFHFGDLRIGQVKDALRGAGHPVR, encoded by the coding sequence ATGACCCTGGCGGTCCGAGTCATCCCCTGCCTGGACGTGGACAACGGCCGGGTCGTCAAGGGCGTCAACTTCCAGAACCTGCGCGACGCGGGCGACCCCGTCGAGATGGCCAAGGTGTACGACGCCGAGGGCGCAGACGAGCTGACGTTCCTGGACATCACCGCCTCGTCGGGCAACCGCGAGACGACCTACGACGTGGTGCGCCGCACCGCCGAGCAGGTCTTCATCCCGCTCACGGTCGGCGGCGGCGTCCGCACGGCCGAGGACGTGGACAAGCTGCTGCGGGCCGGCGCGGACAAGGTCGGCGTCAACACCGCGGCGATCACCCGCCCCGAGCTGATCCGCGAGATCGCCGAGCGCTTCGGCCGCCAGGTGCTGGTCCTGTCGGTGGACGCGCGCCGCACCGCGTCCGGGTCCTTCGAGGTCACCACCCACGGCGGCCGCAAGGGCACCGGCATCGACGCCGTCGAGTGGGCCCACCGCGCCGCCGACCTCGGCGCCGGCGAGATCCTGCTCAACTCGATGGACGCGGACGGCACCAAGGACGGCTACGACCTGGAGATGATCACCGCCGTCCGCAAGCACGTCACCGTCCCCGTCATCGCCTCCGGCGGCGCCGGCGGGCTGGGGGACTTCGCCCCGGCCGTCGAGGCGGGCGCCGACGCCGTCCTCGCGGCCTCCGTGTTCCACTTCGGCGACCTGCGCATCGGTCAGGTCAAGGACGCGCTGCGGGGCGCGGGACACCCGGTGCGCTGA
- a CDS encoding RidA family protein → MTSDAVRRVQSGSPWEESFGFARAVAAGDRVLVAGTTAFKGDVLYGEGDPYEQAKVAFTTAVEALGEFGLGAGSVIRTRMYLTHMRDVEAVGRAHKEIFDPVRPAATLLVVEGFVDPRILVEVEIEAFRG, encoded by the coding sequence ATGACGTCCGATGCCGTACGGCGGGTGCAGAGCGGGAGTCCCTGGGAGGAGTCCTTCGGTTTCGCGCGCGCCGTCGCGGCGGGCGACCGCGTCCTGGTGGCGGGCACGACGGCCTTCAAGGGCGATGTGCTGTACGGGGAGGGCGACCCGTACGAACAGGCCAAGGTGGCCTTCACCACCGCGGTCGAGGCGCTCGGAGAGTTCGGGCTCGGTGCCGGGTCCGTGATCCGTACGCGGATGTATCTGACGCACATGCGGGACGTGGAAGCCGTGGGGCGGGCCCACAAGGAGATCTTCGACCCGGTGCGTCCGGCCGCGACCCTGCTGGTCGTGGAGGGTTTCGTCGACCCTCGCATCCTGGTCGAAGTAGAGATCGAAGCATTCAGAGGCTAG
- the priA gene encoding bifunctional 1-(5-phosphoribosyl)-5-((5-phosphoribosylamino)methylideneamino)imidazole-4-carboxamide isomerase/phosphoribosylanthranilate isomerase PriA has product MASKLELLPAVDVRDGQAVRLVHGESGTETSYGSPLQAALAWQRAGAEWLHLVDLDAAFGTGDNRDLVAEVTRAMDIKVELSGGIRDDASLAKALATGCTRVNLGTAALESPEWVAKAIAEHGDKIAVGLDVRGTTLKGRGWTSEGGDLYEALERLDKEGCARYVVTDIAKDGTLQGPNLELLRNVCAATDRPVVASGGVSSLDDLRAIAELVPLGVEGAIVGKALYAKAFTLEEALEATS; this is encoded by the coding sequence ATGGCTTCGAAGCTCGAACTCCTGCCCGCCGTGGACGTCCGTGACGGCCAGGCGGTCCGGCTCGTCCACGGCGAGTCCGGCACGGAGACCTCCTACGGCTCCCCGCTGCAGGCCGCCCTCGCCTGGCAGCGCGCGGGCGCCGAGTGGCTGCACCTGGTCGACCTGGACGCCGCGTTCGGCACCGGCGACAACCGGGACCTGGTCGCCGAGGTCACCCGGGCCATGGACATCAAGGTCGAACTCTCCGGCGGCATCCGGGACGACGCCTCCCTGGCGAAGGCCCTGGCCACCGGCTGCACCCGCGTCAACCTCGGCACCGCCGCCCTGGAGAGCCCCGAGTGGGTCGCCAAGGCCATCGCCGAGCACGGCGACAAGATCGCCGTGGGCCTCGACGTCCGCGGGACGACCCTGAAGGGCCGCGGCTGGACCAGCGAGGGCGGCGACCTCTACGAGGCGCTGGAGCGCCTCGACAAGGAGGGCTGCGCGCGGTACGTCGTCACCGACATCGCCAAGGACGGCACCCTCCAGGGCCCCAACCTGGAGCTGCTGAGGAACGTGTGCGCGGCCACCGACCGCCCGGTCGTGGCCTCCGGCGGCGTGTCGTCCCTCGACGACCTGCGGGCCATCGCCGAACTGGTGCCCCTCGGCGTCGAGGGCGCCATCGTCGGCAAGGCCCTGTACGCGAAGGCGTTCACCCTGGAAGAGGCCCTGGAGGCCACCTCTTGA
- the hisH gene encoding imidazole glycerol phosphate synthase subunit HisH: MELSAASKRVVVFDYGFGNVRSAERALARTGAQVEITRDFDTAMNADGLLVPGVGAFAACMKGLKEARGDWIIDRRLSGGRPVMGICVGMQILFARGIEHGVETEGLDEWPGAVEPLQAEIVPHMGWNTVDAPAGTRLFAGLDADARFYFVHSYAVHDWSLETHNPALTAPRVTWSTHGKPFVAAVENGALWATQFHPEKSGDAGAQLLNNWIGTL; the protein is encoded by the coding sequence GTGGAATTGAGCGCCGCCTCGAAACGGGTCGTCGTCTTCGACTACGGCTTCGGGAACGTACGGTCCGCCGAGCGCGCCCTCGCGCGCACCGGTGCCCAGGTCGAGATCACGCGTGACTTCGACACCGCCATGAACGCCGACGGGCTGCTCGTCCCCGGCGTCGGCGCCTTCGCCGCCTGCATGAAGGGCCTGAAGGAGGCGCGCGGCGACTGGATCATCGACCGCCGGCTCTCCGGCGGACGTCCGGTCATGGGCATCTGCGTCGGCATGCAGATCCTCTTCGCCCGCGGCATCGAGCACGGCGTGGAGACCGAGGGCCTCGACGAATGGCCCGGCGCGGTCGAGCCGCTCCAGGCCGAGATCGTGCCGCACATGGGCTGGAACACCGTCGACGCCCCGGCCGGCACCCGGCTGTTCGCCGGCCTCGACGCCGACGCCCGCTTCTACTTCGTGCACTCCTACGCCGTCCACGACTGGTCCCTGGAGACGCACAACCCCGCGCTCACCGCGCCCAGGGTCACCTGGTCCACGCACGGCAAGCCCTTCGTCGCGGCCGTGGAGAACGGCGCGCTCTGGGCCACCCAGTTCCACCCCGAGAAGTCCGGCGACGCCGGAGCGCAGCTGCTGAACAACTGGATCGGAACCCTCTGA
- the hisB gene encoding imidazoleglycerol-phosphate dehydratase HisB, translated as MSRVGRIERTTKETSVLVEINLDGTGRTEISTGVGFYDHMLDQLGRHGLFDLTVKTDGDLHIDSHHTIEDTALALGAAFKQALGDKVGIYRFGNCTVPLDESLAQVTVDLSGRPYLVHTEPEKMAPMIGEYDTTMTRHILESFVAQAQIALHVHVPYGRNAHHIVECQFKALARALRYASERDPRAAGILPSTKGAL; from the coding sequence ATGAGCCGTGTAGGACGCATAGAGCGGACGACCAAGGAGACCTCGGTCCTCGTCGAGATCAACCTCGACGGCACCGGACGGACGGAGATCTCCACCGGGGTCGGCTTCTACGACCACATGCTCGACCAGCTCGGCCGCCACGGTCTGTTCGACCTGACCGTGAAGACCGACGGCGACCTGCACATCGACTCCCACCACACCATCGAGGACACCGCCCTCGCGCTGGGCGCCGCCTTCAAGCAGGCCCTCGGCGACAAGGTGGGCATCTACCGCTTCGGCAACTGCACGGTCCCGCTGGACGAGTCCCTCGCCCAGGTCACCGTCGACCTGTCCGGCCGCCCCTACCTCGTGCACACCGAGCCCGAGAAGATGGCGCCGATGATCGGCGAGTACGACACCACGATGACCCGGCACATCCTGGAGTCCTTCGTCGCCCAGGCCCAGATCGCGCTGCACGTGCACGTGCCGTACGGACGCAACGCGCACCACATCGTCGAATGCCAGTTCAAGGCGCTCGCGCGGGCCCTGCGCTACGCCTCCGAGCGCGACCCGCGCGCGGCCGGCATCCTTCCCTCCACGAAGGGCGCGCTGTGA